In Rhipicephalus microplus isolate Deutch F79 chromosome 7, USDA_Rmic, whole genome shotgun sequence, one genomic interval encodes:
- the LOC119179973 gene encoding uncharacterized protein LOC119179973 has protein sequence MSQKISIGTEEIDLDELDRRIPELGLNVPCCAKGGDGEDGVSGPSSSLCHVFDNLSSWNYVLWHVGLQLREFRVPGRLSLELVVYKDGGGCAHQARTRDARILFHVLLVRHGCVESLHLDEALVEGAGLGECRELVVSALRQNTSLQALTVWRLCEYTSVRSDLFEAIGTMTNLRELALDSTLPRLFVQDALCPLLVDTTCLTTLSTVGIFHDDETGKRLSDALLRNETVETLSVQYSILNTGQDNERSVFCDFLANSTRLTSLSVQGEPGCPYFTDPIIKSIVSPLFFSTRLRKLRLCSFRLSPDCAALLAYLVSRQGCLEILDIGDCLWSPKDWLQRCSTGIPADDDQTCLWMEMFDFTAPVQLSFMALSYDELKLNELRDLLNTAVAIESLKAVSLRKVPLDELKAVCRVIREAGMLSRVHIEEVYYVDSSTLSNLQEYPEALSKVVIRSFAETGPQAFAEAVQLACYCYRVTMLELQLARGFLSNVLAFRKLSEYLSTAVSLRQLSLTGRDEAHLGRTLRSAKQPYSVLLDLIFKNSAIRILRITDFYVGEENLRFLADEVCASKTLCWLIFSSVDNAENDTFVRLIAAKFRDNVTMSYLNVLERTDCVDDEWFVIEDVISRNTGHLTCAAHYILGKDRSPRCADAFEIVRGTNALMSRVDNLKQQVKGTGIFPKTSDL, from the exons ATGAGCCAAAAAATAAGCATCGGAACAGAAGAAATAGATCTTGACGAACTCGACCGACGCATTCCGGAACTAGGCCTGAACGTCCCTTGCTGCGCGAAAGGTGGCGATGGCGAAGACGGCGTTAGTGGTCCGTCGTCGTCCCTCTGTCATGTCTTCGATAACCTGTCCAGCTGGAATTACGTCCTGTGGCACGTCGGCTTACAGCTGCGAGAATTCCGGGTTCCCGGTAGACTTTCGCTGGAACTAGTTGTCTACAAGGACGGTGGCGGCTGCGCACACCAGGCGCGCACCCGTGACGCGAGGATTCTGTTTCACGTCCTCCTGGTACGGCACGGCTGCGTCGAGAGCCTGCACCTGGACGAAGCCCTCGTGGAAGGCGCTGGACTCGGCGAGTGCCGGGAGTTGGTCGTCTCGGCCCTTCGCCAAAACACGAGCCTCCAAGCGTTGACCGTCTGGCGGCTTTGCGAGTACAC AAGCGTCCGTTCGGACCTGTTTGAAGCCATTGGCACTATGACGAACCTGCGTGAGCTGGCGCTGGACAGCACCTTACCGCGTTTGTTTGTTCAGGACGCTCTTTGTCCGCTTCTTGTGGACACCACGTGTCTGACAACCCTGTCAACAGTGGGGATCTTTCACGACGACGAAACCGGTAAGCGTCTAAGCGACGCACTCCTGCGCAACGAAACTGTCGAGACATTGTCTGTTCAATATAGCATCCTGAATACGGGCCAGGATAACGAACGTTCCGTATTCTGTGACTTCCTGGCCAACAGCACACGGCTAACCTCTCTGAGCGTGCAAGGCGAACCCGGGTGTCCCTACTTCACCGACCCCATTATCAAAAGCATCGTCTCACCCCTCTTCTTCAGCACCAGGCTCCGTAAGCTCCGACTATGCAGCTTCCGGTTATCGCCCGACTGCGCGGCTCTGCTGGCTTATCTCGTTTCCCGACAAGGTTGCCTCGAGATTCTGGACATAGGCGACTGTCTCTGGAGCCCCAAGGACTGGCTGCAACGATGCTCGACCGGTATACCTGCAGACGATGACCAAACTTGTCTCTGGATGGAGATGTTCGATTTTACGGCGCCGGTTCAACTCTCTTTTATGGCCCTCAGTTACGATGAACTCAAGCTGAACGAACTGCGGGATCTGTTGAACACCGCCGTTGCCATCGAGTCTCTCAAAGCAGTATCGCTGAGAAAGGTGCCGTTGGACGAACTGAAGGCAGTCTGCCGAGTCATCAGGGAGGCCGGAATGCTTAGCCGGGTCCACATAGAGGAGGTCTACTACGTCGATTCTTCTACGCTATCTAATCTTCAAGAGTATCCGGAGGCGTTATCTAAGGTGGTGATCAGGTCCTTCGCCGAGACGGGTCCACAAGCGTTTGCAGAAGCAGTCCAGCTAGCCTGCTACTGCTATCGGGTCACCATGCTCGAACTCCAGCTGGCTCGGGGATTCCTCTCAAACGTCCTGGCTTTCCGCAAGCTGAGCGAGTACTTGAGCACCGCTGTATCGCTAAGGCAGCTTTCGCTAACAGGACGTGACGAAGCGCATCTCGGCCGTACTCTTAGATCGGCAAAGCAACCTTACAGCGTACTCCTCGACTTAATCTTCAAGAACTCGGCGATCAGAATTCTGCGGATAACTGATTTCTACGTGGGCGAGGAGAACTTGCGTTTCCTGGCTGACGAAGTTTGTGCCAGCAAGACCCTGTGTTGGCTCATCTTCTCATCCGTGGACAACGCAGAAAACGACACGTTCGTTCGGTTGATAGCCGCCAAGTTTCGCGATAACGTGACCATGTCTTATTTGAATGTCCTGGAACGCACAGACTGTGTGGACGATGAGTGGTTCGTCATTGAAGACGTCATCAGCCGCAATACTGGACACCTGACGTGCGCCGCGCACTATATTTTAGGAAAGGACCGCTCCCCGCGCTGCGCGGATGCCTTCGAGATTGTTCGAGGCACGAATGCTCTCATGAGTAGAGTCGACAACCTCAAGCAACAGGTCAAAGGCACGGGCATATTTCCAAAGACATCCGATCTTTAG